The following proteins come from a genomic window of Paucimonas lemoignei:
- the cvpA gene encoding colicin V production protein — translation MPFTPVDWAILGIVVISALISLKRGFVKEALSLVTWIIAGVVAWMFGAGLSVYLVNYIETPSFRVIGACTILFVATLLVGAMINFLIGELIRVTGLSGTDRFLGMVFGAARGGLLVVVAVGLLSLGPVQQDQWWQQSRLLPQFLMVADWSKNLILGMSSKWLASGISVPAELPFKDHLLPPTMPQEVIGKSSTTK, via the coding sequence GTGCCCTTTACCCCGGTCGACTGGGCGATCCTCGGGATCGTCGTCATCTCCGCTCTGATCAGTCTCAAGCGCGGCTTCGTCAAAGAAGCTCTGTCGCTGGTGACCTGGATCATTGCAGGTGTCGTCGCCTGGATGTTCGGCGCGGGGTTATCAGTTTATCTGGTCAATTACATCGAAACGCCGTCGTTTCGGGTTATCGGGGCCTGTACTATTCTATTCGTCGCCACCTTGCTGGTTGGCGCAATGATCAACTTTCTTATCGGAGAACTGATTCGAGTCACCGGGCTTTCCGGGACCGATCGTTTTCTCGGCATGGTCTTTGGCGCAGCGCGCGGAGGCTTGCTTGTCGTAGTGGCAGTCGGGCTGTTGAGCCTGGGGCCGGTGCAACAGGATCAATGGTGGCAGCAATCGAGGTTGTTGCCGCAATTTCTCATGGTCGCTGACTGGTCGAAAAACCTGATTCTCGGGATGTCCAGCAAGTGGCTCGCCAGCGGCATCAGCGTACCTGCTGAACTGCCGTTCAAGGATCACCTCCTGCCGCCTACAATGCCGCAGGAAGTGATCGGTAAATCCAGTACCACTAAGTAG
- the purF_1 gene encoding amidophosphoribosyltransferase encodes MCGIVGIVGKSNVNQALYDALTVLQHRGQDAAGIVTSHDGRLFLRKDNGLVRDVFHQRHMQRLVGHMGIGHVRYPTAGSSTSAEAQPFYVNSPYGITLAHNGNLTNVEQLAKEIYESDLRHVNTNSDSEVLLNVFAHELAVRGKLQPTEEDIFAAVTDVHKRCRGGYAVVAMITGYGIVGFRDPDAIRPIVFGQRHTDEGVEYMIASESVSLDVLGFTLIRDLAPGEAVYITEDGKLHTRQCATNPKYAPCIFEHVYLARPDSIIDGISVYKARLRMGEKLADKIMRERPDHDIDVVIPIPDTSRTAALELANHLGVKFREGFVKNRYIGRTFIMPGQAARKKSVRQKLNAIELEFRGKNVMLVDDSIVRGTTCKQIIQMAREAGAKNVYFCSAAPAVRYPNVYGIDMPSAHELIAHNRTTQDVADLIGADWLIYQDLNDLIEAVSGSKKIKIDNFDCSVFDGKYVTGDIDEHYLNKIEQARNDASKVKTQAVSAIIDLYNN; translated from the coding sequence ATGTGTGGCATCGTCGGTATCGTCGGTAAGTCGAACGTCAATCAGGCGCTGTATGACGCGCTCACCGTCCTCCAGCACCGCGGCCAGGACGCTGCCGGTATCGTAACCAGCCACGACGGCCGGTTATTCCTGCGCAAGGACAACGGGTTGGTCCGTGATGTGTTCCACCAACGCCATATGCAGCGTCTGGTCGGGCACATGGGGATCGGCCATGTGCGTTATCCAACAGCAGGCAGCTCGACTTCAGCCGAAGCTCAGCCTTTCTATGTCAACTCGCCTTACGGCATCACGTTGGCCCACAACGGCAACCTGACCAACGTTGAGCAACTGGCCAAGGAGATTTACGAATCTGACCTGCGCCACGTGAACACCAATTCCGATTCGGAAGTGCTGCTCAACGTCTTCGCCCATGAACTGGCCGTGCGTGGCAAGTTGCAGCCCACCGAAGAAGACATCTTCGCTGCTGTGACCGACGTGCATAAGCGCTGCCGTGGCGGTTACGCCGTGGTCGCGATGATCACCGGTTATGGCATCGTCGGTTTCCGCGACCCGGACGCCATCCGCCCGATCGTCTTCGGCCAACGTCATACCGACGAAGGCGTCGAGTACATGATCGCCTCGGAGAGCGTTTCCCTGGACGTGCTGGGCTTCACGCTGATCCGCGACCTGGCACCGGGCGAAGCGGTTTACATCACTGAAGATGGCAAGCTGCACACCCGTCAGTGCGCCACCAACCCAAAATACGCACCGTGCATTTTCGAACACGTCTACCTGGCGCGTCCGGATTCGATCATCGACGGCATCTCGGTTTACAAAGCGCGTCTGCGCATGGGCGAGAAGCTGGCCGACAAGATCATGCGCGAGCGTCCGGATCACGACATCGACGTGGTCATCCCGATTCCGGACACCAGCCGTACGGCTGCGCTGGAACTGGCCAACCACCTGGGCGTCAAGTTCCGCGAAGGTTTCGTCAAGAACCGATACATCGGCCGCACCTTCATCATGCCCGGTCAGGCTGCGCGGAAAAAATCCGTGCGCCAGAAGCTCAATGCCATCGAGCTTGAGTTCCGCGGCAAGAACGTGATGCTGGTCGACGATTCCATCGTGCGTGGCACCACCTGCAAGCAGATCATCCAGATGGCTCGCGAAGCCGGTGCCAAGAACGTTTACTTCTGTTCCGCTGCGCCAGCCGTTCGTTACCCGAACGTCTACGGCATCGACATGCCAAGCGCTCACGAGCTGATTGCCCACAACCGCACCACGCAAGACGTTGCCGATCTGATCGGTGCCGACTGGCTGATCTATCAGGATCTCAACGACCTGATCGAAGCGGTCAGCGGCAGCAAGAAGATCAAGATTGATAACTTCGACTGCTCGGTGTTCGATGGCAAGTACGTGACCGGTGATATCGACGAGCATTACCTGAACAAGATCGAGCAGGCGCGCAACGACGCCTCCAAGGTCAAGACTCAGGCCGTGAGCGCGATCATCGATCTGTACAACAACTAA
- the metZ gene encoding O-succinylhomoserine sulfhydrylase, whose protein sequence is MTQEWDAGRLDSDLEGVGFDTLAVRAGQHRTPEGEHGDPMFFTSSYVFRTAADAAARFAGEVPGNVYSRYTNPTVRSFEERIAALEGAEQAVATATGMAAIMAVVMSLCSAGDHVLVSRSVFGSTISLFEKYFKRFGVEVDYVPLAELAGWDAAIKPNTKLLFVESPSNPLAELVDIAALAEIAHAKGTMLVVDNCFCTPALQQPLLLGADVVVHSATKFIDGQGRCMGGVVAGRSEQMKEVVGFLRTAGPTLSPFNAWIFLKGLETLNLRMRAHCASALELAQWLEQQDGIDKVHYAGLESHPQHALAQRQQKGFGAVVSFEVKGGKEGAWRFIDATRLISITANLGDSKTTITHPSTTSHGRLAPQEREAAGIRDSLIRVAVGLEDVADLKADLARGLAAL, encoded by the coding sequence ATGACTCAGGAATGGGATGCCGGTCGGCTGGACAGCGACCTTGAAGGCGTAGGGTTCGACACACTTGCGGTGCGTGCCGGCCAACACCGCACGCCGGAAGGCGAGCATGGCGATCCGATGTTCTTCACCTCCAGTTACGTGTTCCGCACGGCCGCCGACGCGGCCGCGCGCTTCGCCGGTGAAGTGCCTGGCAACGTTTATTCGCGCTACACCAACCCGACGGTGCGTTCTTTCGAAGAGCGGATCGCGGCGCTCGAAGGTGCGGAGCAGGCGGTGGCTACGGCCACTGGCATGGCCGCGATCATGGCTGTGGTCATGAGCCTGTGCAGTGCTGGCGACCACGTGCTGGTGTCGCGCAGTGTGTTTGGCTCGACCATCAGCCTGTTCGAGAAGTACTTCAAGCGTTTCGGCGTTGAAGTCGACTACGTCCCGCTGGCCGAACTGGCTGGCTGGGATGCTGCCATCAAGCCCAACACCAAACTGCTGTTCGTCGAGTCTCCGTCCAATCCGTTGGCGGAGCTGGTCGATATTGCCGCACTGGCTGAAATCGCTCACGCCAAGGGCACGATGCTGGTCGTCGATAACTGCTTCTGTACGCCTGCGCTGCAGCAGCCATTGCTGTTGGGAGCTGACGTGGTGGTGCATTCGGCCACCAAGTTCATCGATGGCCAGGGCCGTTGCATGGGCGGTGTGGTTGCCGGTCGTAGCGAACAGATGAAAGAAGTGGTCGGCTTCCTGCGTACTGCCGGGCCAACGCTGAGTCCATTCAACGCCTGGATCTTCCTCAAGGGGCTGGAAACCTTGAACCTGCGCATGCGTGCCCACTGCGCCAGTGCGCTGGAACTCGCACAGTGGCTGGAGCAGCAGGATGGCATCGACAAGGTGCATTACGCCGGTCTCGAAAGCCATCCTCAACACGCTCTCGCACAGCGTCAGCAAAAGGGTTTCGGCGCGGTCGTGAGTTTTGAGGTCAAGGGTGGCAAAGAGGGCGCCTGGCGCTTCATCGATGCCACGCGGTTGATTTCCATCACTGCCAACCTGGGCGACAGCAAGACCACCATCACCCACCCGAGCACCACGTCCCACGGGCGTCTGGCGCCTCAGGAGCGTGAAGCCGCAGGGATTCGCGACAGCCTGATCCGGGTTGCCGTAGGTCTGGAAGATGTTGCCGACCTTAAGGCGGACCTTGCCCGAGGCTTGGCGGCACTGTGA
- a CDS encoding oxidoreductase, with the protein MPATTTSNGRVALVTGAARGIGLGIAAWLIAEGWQVVLVDVDRGRGELVAQALGTNATFIAMDVASEDQVAAGVAQVIGQFGRLDALVCNAAIADPHNSTLESLSLAHWNRVLAVNLSGPMLLAKHCAPYLRAHAGSIINLASTRARQSEADTEAYAASKGGLLALTHSLAISLGPEIRVNAVSPGWIDTRDAAVRRAEPLSEADHAQHPAGRVGTVEDVAAMVAWLLSRNAGFVTGQEFVVDGGISKKMIYL; encoded by the coding sequence ATGCCGGCCACCACGACCAGCAATGGTCGGGTGGCGCTGGTCACCGGTGCTGCCCGGGGGATTGGTCTGGGCATTGCTGCCTGGCTGATCGCCGAAGGCTGGCAGGTCGTCCTGGTTGACGTTGATCGCGGGCGCGGTGAGTTGGTCGCTCAAGCCTTGGGCACCAACGCCACCTTCATTGCCATGGACGTGGCCAGTGAGGATCAGGTTGCCGCGGGTGTGGCCCAGGTGATCGGTCAATTCGGACGCCTGGATGCACTGGTCTGCAATGCAGCAATCGCCGACCCTCATAACAGCACCCTGGAAAGCCTCAGCCTTGCCCACTGGAATCGCGTGCTGGCAGTGAACCTGAGCGGCCCCATGTTGCTGGCCAAGCACTGCGCGCCCTATCTGCGTGCTCACGCTGGCAGCATCATCAATCTGGCCTCGACCCGCGCCCGTCAATCAGAAGCCGATACAGAGGCTTATGCGGCGAGCAAGGGCGGTCTGCTGGCATTGACGCACTCGCTCGCGATCAGCCTTGGGCCTGAGATCAGAGTCAATGCCGTCAGCCCCGGCTGGATCGATACCCGTGATGCCGCTGTGCGGCGCGCTGAGCCCCTCTCAGAGGCCGATCACGCCCAACATCCGGCTGGCAGGGTAGGGACTGTTGAAGACGTCGCAGCGATGGTTGCCTGGCTGTTGTCCAGAAATGCAGGATTTGTCACCGGCCAGGAGTTCGTGGTCGACGGCGGCATCAGCAAGAAGATGATCTACCTGTAG
- the csiR_1 gene encoding GntR family transcriptional regulator produces MQFAPAYVDRQPLTAEEEAYTFLLDAICGGRYRKGDRLIAEDIAGEIGMSRMPVREAFRRLDAQGLVTLRPNRGAIVSGLDIDELHEVFEMRSALEGLAVRVAVSRIGERQMAALERLLDAMDDYRDESTAWVRCHRAFHEYLCSLSGRPRLMKQICALYSLVEAPMRLWLQHSEKPLSAREEHAVILDAIRAGDAARAEAVVREHIESTVPLLIQFLQSRK; encoded by the coding sequence ATGCAATTCGCCCCCGCTTACGTTGATCGCCAGCCTCTCACTGCAGAGGAGGAGGCCTACACCTTCCTCCTCGACGCCATCTGTGGCGGTCGCTACCGCAAAGGTGATCGCCTGATTGCCGAGGATATCGCCGGCGAGATCGGCATGAGCCGCATGCCCGTGCGCGAAGCATTCCGCCGCCTGGATGCCCAAGGCTTGGTGACGCTGCGGCCCAATCGCGGTGCCATCGTGAGCGGTCTGGATATTGATGAGCTGCATGAAGTGTTCGAGATGCGCAGCGCACTTGAGGGCCTGGCGGTTCGTGTCGCGGTCAGTCGCATTGGCGAGCGTCAGATGGCGGCCCTGGAGCGGCTGCTGGACGCGATGGATGATTATCGCGACGAGAGCACCGCGTGGGTCCGCTGCCACCGTGCCTTTCACGAGTACCTGTGCAGCCTTAGCGGCCGCCCGCGCCTGATGAAGCAGATTTGCGCACTGTATTCGCTGGTCGAGGCGCCCATGCGCTTGTGGCTGCAGCACAGTGAGAAACCCCTCAGCGCGCGCGAAGAACATGCGGTGATCCTCGACGCGATTCGCGCAGGTGACGCCGCTCGTGCCGAAGCCGTGGTGCGCGAACATATCGAAAGCACCGTCCCGTTACTGATTCAGTTTCTGCAATCGAGAAAATAA
- the argT_1 gene encoding putative ABC transporter substrate-binding protein: MHKQRRALLVAVTLGLCTQWASATPQVPERLQKVNKLTYCSGMDSPPLVSFDEAQKPRGLTVDLGLEIAKRLGDKQVQWRVIPFSGLLPALLAQQCDMIVDQLFDKPERREVIDIVNYMYSSQSVVVPKGNPKGIKTLDDLSGRKVAVLNGSTIKTLLDTRNENLVKAGKPPMKLVVYNTDTDAFQALRISQADAYGTTVETAGYYAAMAPNLFEEGVPAFSRILTGLGMRKDDPQLTAAVQQIISDMRSDGSYAQLLNKWHVSSDTLD; this comes from the coding sequence ATGCATAAACAACGCCGCGCCTTGCTGGTGGCTGTAACCCTGGGTCTCTGCACTCAATGGGCGTCTGCCACGCCCCAAGTACCGGAGCGTCTGCAAAAGGTCAATAAACTCACGTACTGCTCGGGGATGGATTCACCGCCCCTGGTGTCGTTCGACGAAGCCCAGAAACCGCGCGGGCTCACGGTTGATCTGGGGCTTGAGATCGCCAAACGGCTGGGCGACAAGCAGGTGCAGTGGCGGGTGATTCCGTTCTCCGGCCTGCTACCCGCGCTGCTTGCCCAGCAGTGCGACATGATCGTCGATCAGCTGTTCGACAAGCCCGAGCGGCGCGAAGTCATCGATATCGTCAACTACATGTATTCCAGCCAGTCGGTGGTGGTGCCCAAGGGCAACCCTAAAGGCATCAAGACCCTGGATGACCTTTCCGGCCGCAAAGTGGCGGTGCTCAACGGCTCCACCATCAAAACCCTGCTGGACACCCGGAACGAAAACCTCGTCAAGGCGGGCAAGCCACCGATGAAGCTGGTGGTCTACAACACCGACACTGATGCTTTCCAGGCGCTGCGCATCAGTCAGGCCGATGCCTACGGCACCACTGTAGAAACCGCGGGCTACTACGCGGCGATGGCACCGAACCTGTTCGAGGAAGGGGTGCCAGCATTCAGCCGCATCCTCACCGGCCTGGGCATGCGCAAGGACGACCCACAACTGACCGCCGCCGTGCAGCAGATCATCAGCGACATGCGCAGCGACGGCAGCTACGCGCAATTGCTCAACAAATGGCATGTCAGCAGCGACACACTCGACTGA
- the yecS_3 gene encoding amino acid ABC transporter permease: protein MNFNWDVFWQYLLQPSGVYLTGLWLTCLISVLAMLLGCALGLAAALLRLSTNPLLHLPVRLYVWLMRGTPLLVQIVFLYTALAAGGIFRFEDIELFGLIIPGNIQAAIIALGLNEGAYMAEIIRAGIGAVDKGQYEAGRSLGMGFGKLMRRIVLPQAFRVIVPPLGNEFNVMLKNTTLVSVIGVQELLLSTQMVTSATFRVFELYLVVAIYFLTLTTLWGFFQSWLERRFGQSDRPSAPPPAASRMFGRSTLKLLRGR from the coding sequence ATGAATTTCAATTGGGATGTGTTCTGGCAATACCTGCTGCAGCCCAGTGGGGTCTACCTCACCGGGCTGTGGCTGACTTGCCTGATCAGCGTACTGGCGATGCTGCTGGGCTGTGCGCTGGGCCTGGCGGCGGCGCTGTTGCGTTTGTCGACGAACCCGCTGCTGCATCTGCCGGTGCGCCTTTACGTGTGGCTGATGCGCGGCACGCCGTTACTGGTGCAGATCGTGTTTTTGTACACGGCGCTGGCGGCGGGCGGGATCTTCCGCTTCGAGGACATTGAGCTGTTTGGGCTGATCATCCCCGGCAATATCCAGGCGGCGATCATTGCTCTGGGCCTGAATGAAGGCGCTTACATGGCCGAGATCATCCGCGCCGGGATCGGCGCGGTGGACAAGGGCCAGTACGAAGCGGGGCGTTCCCTGGGCATGGGGTTCGGCAAGCTGATGCGGCGCATCGTGTTGCCCCAGGCATTTCGGGTGATCGTGCCGCCGCTGGGCAACGAGTTCAATGTAATGCTCAAGAACACCACGCTGGTCAGTGTGATCGGTGTGCAGGAGTTGTTGCTCAGTACGCAGATGGTGACCTCGGCGACTTTTCGCGTATTCGAGTTGTACCTGGTCGTCGCGATTTACTTCCTGACGTTGACCACCCTGTGGGGCTTTTTTCAGAGCTGGCTCGAACGCCGCTTCGGCCAGTCCGATCGACCTTCGGCGCCACCTCCGGCCGCTAGCCGTATGTTTGGTCGCAGCACCCTGAAACTGCTGAGGGGACGTTAG
- the artM_3 gene encoding amino acid ABC transporter ATP-binding protein: MAHQSEELIIEALDVQKSFGELQILKGISLQVRRGEVVVLIGASGSGKTTFIRCINLLEDIQGGRIRVNGRAMGYLERADGSLVRDSERNIARQRRDIGMVFQRFNLFPHMTALENIIEAPIQVLGVPRAQALEQARGLLARVGLADKASHYPSMLSGGQQQRVAIARALAMKPQAMLFDEPTSALDPETVGEVLQVMKELAEEGMTMVVVTHEMGFAREVADRVVVLDQGELIEQGPPEQIFSHPSHPRTRAFLSRVL; encoded by the coding sequence ATGGCGCACCAAAGTGAAGAGCTGATCATAGAGGCACTGGATGTTCAGAAGTCGTTCGGCGAGTTGCAGATACTCAAGGGCATCTCCCTGCAAGTGCGGCGCGGCGAAGTGGTGGTGCTGATCGGTGCCTCCGGTTCCGGCAAGACAACTTTTATCCGCTGTATCAACCTGCTCGAAGACATCCAGGGCGGGCGTATTCGGGTCAACGGCCGCGCCATGGGTTACCTCGAACGCGCCGATGGAAGCCTGGTGCGCGATTCGGAGCGCAACATCGCCCGCCAGCGCCGCGACATTGGCATGGTATTCCAGCGCTTCAACCTATTCCCGCACATGACTGCGCTGGAGAACATCATCGAAGCGCCAATCCAAGTGCTCGGCGTGCCGCGTGCCCAAGCGCTGGAACAGGCTCGCGGCTTGCTGGCGCGGGTCGGCCTGGCGGACAAGGCCAGCCACTACCCGTCGATGCTCTCCGGCGGCCAGCAGCAGCGTGTGGCGATTGCCCGTGCGCTGGCGATGAAACCTCAGGCGATGCTGTTCGACGAACCCACCAGCGCCCTCGACCCGGAAACCGTCGGCGAGGTTTTGCAGGTCATGAAGGAGCTGGCCGAGGAGGGCATGACCATGGTGGTGGTCACCCATGAAATGGGCTTCGCCCGCGAAGTGGCCGACCGTGTGGTGGTGCTTGATCAGGGCGAATTAATCGAACAAGGGCCGCCAGAGCAGATTTTCAGCCACCCCAGCCATCCCCGGACCCGGGCGTTTCTCAGCCGCGTGTTATGA